The following DNA comes from Hordeum vulgare subsp. vulgare chromosome 3H, MorexV3_pseudomolecules_assembly, whole genome shotgun sequence.
CCGTTCGCCCAAAAAGGCCGAGTCAGTTCATGAGGATTTACGCGATCACCGATGTCTCGATTCCGACTTTGCTCGAGTTCCTGACGTCCTCGTCCTTCACAGCCTCCACCCACAGTTCAGGAAACGCCTCCTTCATGTTGTGAAGGCTCTCCAAGGCATGGTCAGCGCCTTTAATCCTTTCAGAGGTTCCAACCTGGTAGTATAATGATTCAACGACACACACATTAGCAAACTCTGATCATCAACCAAATTCGCGCGACATAACCGGAGGCAGGATTTTACATACCAGGACAGTGTGCATTCCAATCTGCTTCCCGGCCTGTATGTTCCTGATGCTGTCATCGAAAAATATCTGGCACGTGTTTCTTAGCCAGTTAGCACACCATACAACATGAGGTACCCATGAATCTCTCTCTGAATATGACCATTGAGTTATTCGGGACTTACAGTAGTCTGAGGATTGATGTCGGCAAGCTTGAGGGCATGCAGCATTGCATCTATGTTCGGTTTGCACAGGATTGGTGATCTTGGCAGCTCAACCCCAGGCTCAGGATGAGCCAGGTGCTTCATTATATCGAAGATCTCAACTTTGTCAGATGGCACAGGAGTGGGCGATGCCGGGTTCAATGTCTCAAAGCACAGAACCCCCTCGAAGCAGTCATCGATTCCGAGCCTCTTCATGGCCCTCGAAGCATGGAGCCTGTCACCGTTCGTGAACACCTAGCAGCACAATGGATACAACATTATAGTCACATCCCATCACTGGACCTGATGAAAAGTTTCAGGTTTCAGATACATACGAGTTTGCGGATGGGTAGGCTGAGGAGGATGTTCCTGAGCACCGGGTCGGGCTTGAGCTTTTCGTAGGCCAACCTTCCGTGAACAAAGCTGCAGAGCAAATGAAACAATCAAGGCTCTGCAATTCTACTCTGTTTTTGCCAAAATTGCAGGTCAAAACGAAGAGTGAAACAACGAGTTTGTATTGTAGGGAAGCCGGCATGGCAGCACCCTACCCGTGGAAATCATCGTAGTCGAATTGGTACCCAATGGCCTACATCGCAAGGACATACATATGGTCAATAtatagaaagaaacaaaagaagccGTTTTTGCTGTGGATTGAGACCATATATACGCACCCTGAGACCGGCCATGGTGGTTCCATACTGCTTGTAGAGGAGGATGCAGAGCTCGAGGCTGACGCCCTTGTTGATGCCGAGCTTGTCGATCATGTATTCTGGACCATCAGACAAGCCAATTAGTCAGACAGCAGCAAGAGAACTCATCAACACCATAATATACATACATAGACAGAGAAGGCATGCATCTGACATCTATCTCTCCCTGCAAACCGATGTTACTGGTGCAGATTTTCGGTAAAAGCAATCAGCAGAGTGTGGCTTATGTTAGTTATGTATGTTACCTtggatgttgttcatgacgtcgaGGCCGATGCCTGATCCCACCGGGTAGAGCGTGTCATCGAGGTCTAAAAAAAAGAAGGGAGCAAAGTAGAGTATATTAGACATTCACTAGGAAGTTGGTGTGAGAATCATTTTAGCCTGACGGGGAGATTCAGCGGCAGAGCAGAGGGACGTCGTACCGAAGAGGAGGCAGTCGCAGGTGGGGCGGCCGTCGTCGCCGTACTTGGCGCCCTCGTGGCCCATTTCGACCGGCCGGCCGATCTGCAAGAGAACAGCAGAAGAGAGCCAATCAATCCCCAAACGAGCGCAGATCTGTGAGAAAATCGAATCTGCGGCGTCGCATTACAGGCCCCAGCGCGCGCGCGCGGCGGCGTCCGGGAGAAAGGGCCGTGCCGCCGGCGAGAGAGGATACACGGCACGGACGAGCGGAGATTGGAGTGGAGAAAACTCAGCGCCTACTTAGTTACCTGCGCGGATGGAGCGAAGGAGATGGCAGACGCAGGACGCCCGGGGATGGGAACCGTCTGGTTGAGGATGGATAATGGCGGGTTGGAGAGGAAGAAAAATGGTGGATTGTGAGGGCGCGGGTATATAATGTAGACCGGAGGACGGGCGCGTcggcggcgtcggcgtcggcgtggGAGTGGGAAGGGACGGAGGAGGAAGGTGGAAAGAAGGTGACGTTCGGCGCGGAAAAGTGGAACCGTCCCCTCCCGTCAAGCGTGGTGCAAAACCGACGCAAAAaatggcaaaattgacaaaaatgactctGGGGAAAGAACTCACGAATTGACCCCTCGGAggaaataattcaccggcctgacccttttgtgtggcgcccgacacctaggcgtcaCACTGTATTGTGTGATGCCTAGgtgttcggcgccacacccccgaccacgtggTAGGGAGGGGGTCaccccccaggcagtgtgacgcctacctcaggcgtcacacattgactTATACATGGACCACACATGGACTTATACAGCCACGgcccagcccccctccccacccctcccCCAGTCCATTTCACatctgtggcgcctaagcctaagGCGCCACACACATGTGAGGTGTGTGGCGCcttaggcttaggcgtcacacatgtgaaaacctgttGGAATCTGAATTTAGACATCAAAACAGCATTTTTGACAGCAATAAAGCAATTTTGGCAGCAATCATATATGTGAAAGCCAAGGAATCATCAAGTGCAACAATTATTGACATCATCATCATAGCCAACAACTAAATGGTTCAAAACAAATTTAACaacaactaaatggttcacaactcgaAATAGTTCACAACAAAAGTAAATAGTTCAGCTCgacaagtgcaacaccaactccaaatcacttggggcctcgtcccctcttggatactagcttcttccttctcgcaaccacaaattgctccgggtcatccgactcatcgtcatcaccatcctcaacctcatcgtccatgcttctcatccttgacaaacgagagcccccggccaccggattctttcctttcgcataatcatccggtgagtagcgcttaaattccttcctgggcttcaacatgtaagcggagcgttggaaagccttcaacgtcatgtcgtccgcagcctaatacatatgaaggttgaaagttcaaatttgaaggttcaaagctgaagttgaaagtGCAAATTgtatggctatgtcatacctcaggagtgtcaacatcatcctctacagtatttctttgggtattagccgccgaggtaatgtcaccatcatcCATACGAGCGCCTGAAGAAGCTGAATCGTCAAGAGTATTTCTTtcggatgaaccggatctcgaaggtgaaatatattcagggtcacggcaacctaaaatgttggataggcgacgtaacttcttgccctgttcctgttagattcaaatataaatgacatatattaggtaacctgtaatgttgcattcgtgggcaaaataataataatgacacaacacctttatgaatagacgaagtgcagattctcccttttgtcctccaggtgtgttatctagaatatcttccgactcatcagcttgtttcttcacctctttgcgctatgatcacaagacaatgacaaCAAATAAGTGCAAGTGAATAGGTCCACTAGAattcataattttcataggggagcacacttaccacaaagttcaggacagaggcgaaggaagtttggtacccttcgcgaatcaacttgctgtaaccgccttgggcaagtgcatcgtactcagtgggttcttccaatatgtcctcctcgtaagccggcagacaaatctcgacacgagtactctcctgaaaccatcttaggtAGTTGCTGAACGCAAGAGGACAATGCTGACGGTACTGGGTTCGTTGTATGCTCGAAGttgcctgcacactttgctcgaacataacgacatagctcttatgatgcttctgccaatccttgatttttcgctgcctcctcctatccaacctgctttgaacaaaacacataagtagctcgctcaacattaagaacaaaactaatcactatttattttttgttacctgtgaagctgtgtgtccgtgtccacccactccAGCGGGTGTGGCTAAAAGTACCCAAATTGACGCATCACACGATGCGagagatgaaactcaaccgcctaattgcatattaggggacaacgcattagccaaagatgtcttTCCTGCACGCATAGTGGATTCAGCTCGAACATGTGTGCATCACCAAAATTTGGCCCGACACCATATGGCTCCCATTCAACCTACAATACAAGATGAATACCACAATTCATTTCACTCACAACATAGAAGCTGGAAGTtaactctgaaaccatcttacctgctcgggggtaagcgaatccatctcgttggtgtattgcttgtacaataggttcacttcgcttgccacctccgataccaactcccacttgtaagcccatgtaggttgccgtacagggttgccgtggtcatcccaggtattccactgtgagcttttagggcgtccaacaggtaggcgttcccagctccatactgaaagtaggagcatacaaccaccaactccatcgtcctttgtcgtcctgcgacaagcatcgtccaactacaagtaacaacaaacatgcatcagtttagcagaaaaagataacagatccaagggaagg
Coding sequences within:
- the LOC123441171 gene encoding uncharacterized protein C24B11.05-like — its product is MGHEGAKYGDDGRPTCDCLLFDLDDTLYPVGSGIGLDVMNNIQEYMIDKLGINKGVSLELCILLYKQYGTTMAGLRAIGYQFDYDDFHGFVHGRLAYEKLKPDPVLRNILLSLPIRKLVFTNGDRLHASRAMKRLGIDDCFEGVLCFETLNPASPTPVPSDKVEIFDIMKHLAHPEPGVELPRSPILCKPNIDAMLHALKLADINPQTTIFFDDSIRNIQAGKQIGMHTVLVGTSERIKGADHALESLHNMKEAFPELWVEAVKDEDVRNSSKVGIETSVIA